The following are encoded together in the Carassius auratus strain Wakin chromosome 34, ASM336829v1, whole genome shotgun sequence genome:
- the LOC113053810 gene encoding HSPB1-associated protein 1 homolog, with translation MASKPFHPEEVRRIVQFLQTPAVFLNMTTDWPALHWTVEHLSACLTERLRFRIGKRTEDMAPLFEETECSYIEATIKEFLSWTANEDESLGGPFSDYHCKEFWAYADYKYIVQLFQDKPAMFQVLFVPRHWWLYVESVDPVTVSVNSWIEMDMDDEARVGEALTKTIVCALKSAPSLDNNDHWLNPTEDGVSSHDENMQYLNLAVKACMDKMRDDTDQPRADMGKNDSSGRFKTPGSLTFVVPFGPHLIPVNLAHKPNCTCPKDMPCYRYNDLS, from the exons atgGCTTCAAAACCCTTCCACCCAGAAGAGGTGAGGAGGATTGTCCAGTTTCTACAGACACCTGCTGTGTTTCTGAACATGACCACAGACTGGCCAGCATTGCACTGGACTGTGGAGCACCTGTCCGCTTGCCTTACAGAGAGACTTCGGTTCCGTATTGGGAAAAGGACTGAGGACatgg CTCCTCTTTTTGAGGAAACAGAGTGTTCCTACATCGAAGCAACCATTAAAGAGTTTCTGTCCTGGACTGCCAATGAAGACGAATCACTTGGTGGGCCGTTTTCTGACTATCACTGCAAAGAATTCTGGGCTTATGCTGATTACAAGTACATTGTACAGCTTTTTCAGGATAAACCTGCCATGTTTCAG GTTCTGTTTGTTCCCAGACACTGGTGGCTCTATGTGGAGTCAGTGGATCCTGTGACTGTCAGTGTGAACTCCTGGATTGAGATG GACATGGATGATGAGGCCAGAGTTGGAGAAGCTCTTACTAAGACCATTGTGTGTGCCCTGAAAAGTGCCCCTAGCTTAGACAACAATGACCACTGGCTCAATCCTACTGAG GATGGCGTTTCTTCACATGATGAAAACATGCAGTATTTGAACCTAGCGGTAAAGGCCTGTATGGACAAGATGAGAGATGATACTGACCAACCCAGAGCAGACATGGGAAAAAATGACTCCAGCGGACGGTTTAAGACTCCAGGATCGCTTACCTTCGTGGTTCCCTTCGGACCTCATCTCATTCCTGTTAATTTGGCTCACAAACCCAACTGCACCTGTCCAAAGGACATGCCTTGTTACAGGTACAACGACTTGTCATGA
- the LOC113053065 gene encoding solute carrier family 15 member 2-like, protein MGKIKDVDAEDHGKGQRSPKLCGTNYPVSIAFIVVNEFCERFSYYGMKAVLTLYFIHYLNWDKNLSTAVYHAFSSLCYFTPLLGAVIADSWLGKFKTIIYLSIVYVIGHVIKSVGAIPDVGDSTLHVALSMLGLVLIAVGTGGIKPCVAAFGGDQFDEENTKERTKFFSIFYMSINAGSVLSTIVTPILRGDVKCFGGDCYALAFGVPAALMVIALVVFISGSGLYKKSPPEGNVLVRVCKCIGFAIQNRWRNSKKSPKKSHWLDWAEEKYPKRLIQEIKMVFRVLVLYIPLPMFWALFDQQGSRWTLQATRMNMDFGGGFILKPDQMQMLNALLILVFIPIFDMGIYPLIGLCRIKLTPLRKMAAGMILAALAFCAATVVEINVIKTVVEPSPAKQSLVQVYNLMDSDVTLRFPGHSVFSDPLKPNEDPSGYTNLPLTGESQLYTVTVIHNGAESKCELTFTERTAYSLFLHTVQTGDIACKLVKDHITKSETGDAYLRFINTHTENINITVGTDEFYAAANYGISQNISLPRGEYNGVVCKTNSDQYPIDLGLLDFGAFYTVILSKKSDSLTMVKMEDIQANNIHITWQIPQYVFLTAGEVMFSITGLEFSYSQAPPSMKSVLQAGWLMTVAFGNVIVLIVAEGAGMEQWTEFILFAGLLVAVSIIFSIMAYFYTYVDPDQLDKTFREDTDDEKVKSSDSKIKETVSLTDMPKQTKM, encoded by the exons ATGGGGAAAATTAAGG ATGTTGATGCAGAGGATCATGGAAAAGGACAGCGCTCTCCT AAATTATGTGGCACTAACTACCCAGTTAGCATTGCCTTCATTGTGGTCAACGAGTTCTGTGAAAGATTCTCTTACTATGGAATGAAag CGGTGCTCACACTTTACTTCATCCACTACCTGAACTGGGACAAGAATCTTTCCACAGCTGTGTACCACGCTTTCTCAAGCCTGTGTTACTTCACTCCGCTTCTGGGGGCCGTGATAGCTGACTCATGGCTGGGGAAGTTCAA AACcatcatctatctgtctatagTCTATGTGATTGGCCATGTGATCAAGTCTGTCGGTGCCATTCCTGATGTGGGGGACAGCACTCTTCATGT AGCTTTGTCAATGCTTGGTCTGGTCCTCATAGCTGTTGGGACAGGGGGGATCAAACCATGTGTTGCAGCATTTGGTGGTGACCAGTTTGATGAAGAGAAT ACAAAAGAGAGGACAAAATTCTTCTCCATCTTTTACATGTCAATCAATGCTGGAAGTGTCCTGTCCACCATTGTCACGCCAATACTAAGAG GTGATGTGAAGTGCTTTGGAGGAGACTGCTACGCCCTGGCCTTTGGCGTTCCTGCGGCTTTAATGGTCATTGCCTTAG TGGTATTTATCTCTGGAAGTGGGCTATATAAGAAAAGTCCCCCGGAAGGAAATGTCCTGGTGCGTGTTTGCAAATGTATTGGG TTTGCTATACAAAATCGATGGAGGAATTCCAAGAAGAGCCCAAAAAAGAGTCACTGGCTGGATTGGGCAGAAGAGAAGTACCCA AAGCGGCTCATTCAGGAAATTAAAATGGTGTTCAGGGTGCTGGTTCTCTATATTCCATTGCCTATGTTTTGGGCTCTCTTTGACCAGCAG GGTTCACGCTGGACTCTTCAAGCCACTCGAATGAACATGGATTTT GGTGGAGGCTTCATACTAAAGCCTGATCAAATGCAG ATGCTGAATGCTTTGCTGATCCTGGTGTTTATTCCGATTTTTGACATGGGCATATACCCGCTGATAGGACTGTGCCGGATCAAACTCAC TCCACTAAGGAAGATGGCTGCAGGCATGATCCTTGCTGCGCTTGCATTCTGTGCTGCAACTGTCGTAGAAATCAACGTCATT AAAACTGTTGTGGAGCCTTCTCCTGCCAAACAAAGCCTTGTTCAGGTTTATAATCTTATGGATTCAGATGTCACCTTGCGGTTTCCAGGACACAGTGTCTTCTCAGATCCACTTAAACCAAATGAG GATCCTTCGGGATACACAAATCTTCCACTTACTGGTGAATCCCAGCTCTACACAGTCACCGTCATTCACAATGGAGCCGAATCCAAGTGTGAACTCACGTTCACAGAACGGACTGCCTACAGTCTCTTCCTGCACACTGTACAAACTGGTGACATTGCGTGCAAATTG GTGAAAGACCACATCACCAAGTCTGAAACCGGGGATGCATATCTAAG GTTTATCAATACCCACACAGAGAATATCAACATAACTGTTGGCACTGATGAATTTTATGCAGCTGCCAATTATGGGATTTCTCAAAATATTAGTTTACCAAGGGGAGA ATACAACGGAGTTGTGTGCAAAACAAACTCCGACCAATATCCCATCGACCTGGGACTTCTTGATTTTGGTGCCTTCTACACGGTCATACTCTCAAAG AAAAGCGACAGTCTAACAATGGTGAAGATGGAGGATATCCAAGCCAACAACATTCACATCACTTGGCAGATTCCACAGTACGTCTTCCTCACTGCGGGAGAAGTCATGTTCTCCATCACTGGTTTGGAGTTCTCCTACTCACAG GCACCGCCAAGCATGAAGTCTGTTCTCCAGGCTGGATGGCTTATGACGGTGGCATTTGGGAATGTCATTGTACTGATCGTGGCAGAGGGGGCTGGGATGGAACAG TGGACAGAGTTCATCCTTTTCGCTGGGCTTTTGGTGGCTGTCAGCATCATCTTCTCCATCATGGCCTATTTCTATACTTATGTGGATCCAGACCAGCTGGACAAGACTTTCAGAGAGGACACAGATGATGAGAAAGTAAAAAGTTCTGATAGTAAGATAAAGGAGACGGTTTCCTTGACTGACATGCCAAAGCAAACCAAGATGTAG